In the genome of Spirochaetia bacterium, one region contains:
- a CDS encoding sugar ABC transporter permease — protein sequence MPAAKLSLEQKDARLGVKLVLPSVVIIGMLIIYPIFYNIYLSFFNVKITGETTYIGTANYIKVLTDPTFWASVLTTFVYVIATTVLTTAMGLIVAMVMNKKFKGRPVVRSIILLPYIAPVISTVYAWQFFFDPVNGIFMHIVVDVLHLSDTRFNLIGDPKYAIWVAVIFSVWKAFPFTYLMILSRLQTIDQNLYEAAEIDGAGAWRKFWSITIPELYFVIGSLVLLRFIWNFNKFEEVYLLTDNVKVLSVYTYFKAFTGSMQLGQGSALVVVQFALLIILILLYVKKVLKW from the coding sequence ATGCCGGCAGCAAAGCTCAGCCTTGAACAGAAGGATGCACGACTTGGAGTGAAACTTGTCCTGCCCTCGGTAGTGATCATCGGCATGCTGATCATCTACCCGATTTTCTACAATATCTATCTTAGTTTCTTCAATGTAAAAATTACAGGAGAAACAACCTACATAGGAACAGCAAATTACATAAAGGTGCTTACCGACCCGACATTCTGGGCATCGGTACTGACGACTTTCGTCTATGTGATAGCAACTACGGTCCTCACGACGGCAATGGGGCTGATCGTAGCCATGGTCATGAACAAGAAATTCAAAGGCCGTCCAGTAGTCCGTTCCATCATACTTTTGCCTTACATTGCGCCGGTAATCTCTACCGTATACGCCTGGCAGTTCTTCTTTGATCCGGTGAACGGCATCTTCATGCATATTGTAGTCGATGTCCTTCATCTCAGCGATACCCGTTTCAATCTCATCGGAGATCCCAAGTATGCCATTTGGGTTGCCGTCATCTTCAGTGTATGGAAGGCTTTTCCCTTTACTTACCTGATGATCCTTTCCCGGCTTCAGACCATCGACCAAAACCTCTATGAAGCCGCAGAGATAGACGGTGCAGGTGCATGGCGGAAATTCTGGTCCATTACCATACCGGAACTCTACTTCGTCATCGGGTCACTGGTCCTTCTGAGATTCATCTGGAACTTCAACAAATTCGAGGAGGTCTACCTGCTCACTGACAACGTCAAGGTCCTTTCGGTCTATACCTACTTCAAGGCTTTCACCGGAAGCATGCAGCTCGGTCAAGGATCGGCCCTGGTCGTCGTGCAGTTTGCCCTGCTCATCATCCTTATTCTCCTGTACGTAAAGAAGGTATTGAAATGGTAA
- a CDS encoding glycosyltransferase family 4 protein yields the protein MKLHTIAMIHYKIKGTDGVSLEMDKWEKALRALGHTVHQLGGEIGDNGNIVHESLLHTSSIARKLYGFAFCAQPTFSNEATFRNVLMDEAEKAERVIDRFVTEKHIDMVIPENIWSVAMNPAVAIAMEQVCRKRQLTVLAQHHDFYWERIGGVHFGCRFMEEIAEMYIPPRDKAYGHVVINHQGQATLLEKTGLQSTIIPNVFDFDGAPWVRDAFNMDFRKTLGISDDEVLLLQATRIVERKGIELAIDLAAHLEAHRTSLLGKKLYDGRIFTEKSTFTLVLAGYDGDDGTGTYLARLETYAKEKGVRLICAHRYISHDRGHADGHKVYSLWDTYAHADLITYPSYWEGWGNQFLEGLFARVPMAVFEYPVFCTDIRPFGFDYASFGSSFQRDETRQLIHINEKAMETACEKCISYLFDKEKRTTSVNTNFNIGSRHFSMQNLEVLLEDIIK from the coding sequence ATGAAGCTACATACCATAGCAATGATCCACTACAAGATCAAAGGAACAGACGGTGTCTCCTTGGAAATGGACAAATGGGAAAAAGCTCTCCGGGCACTGGGACATACGGTTCACCAACTTGGAGGAGAGATCGGCGACAATGGCAACATAGTCCATGAAAGCCTGCTCCACACTTCCTCCATAGCAAGGAAACTGTATGGGTTTGCTTTCTGTGCACAGCCGACCTTCAGCAATGAAGCCACATTCAGAAACGTCCTGATGGATGAAGCAGAAAAGGCTGAAAGGGTCATCGACAGATTCGTAACAGAAAAGCACATTGATATGGTCATTCCTGAAAACATCTGGTCCGTGGCAATGAATCCTGCAGTTGCCATAGCAATGGAACAGGTATGCAGGAAACGGCAGCTTACCGTCCTCGCCCAACATCATGATTTTTATTGGGAAAGGATCGGAGGCGTTCATTTCGGCTGCCGGTTCATGGAAGAAATTGCAGAAATGTACATTCCGCCCAGGGACAAAGCCTACGGACACGTAGTCATAAATCATCAGGGTCAGGCTACCTTGCTTGAAAAGACAGGGCTGCAGAGTACCATTATCCCCAATGTCTTCGATTTTGACGGAGCTCCATGGGTCCGTGACGCATTCAACATGGACTTCAGGAAAACACTCGGCATCAGTGATGATGAAGTATTGCTCCTGCAGGCTACCAGGATCGTAGAAAGAAAGGGAATAGAACTGGCAATTGACTTGGCTGCACACTTGGAAGCACACAGAACTTCATTATTGGGCAAGAAGCTCTATGATGGCAGGATATTTACAGAAAAGAGCACCTTCACTCTTGTGCTTGCAGGGTACGATGGAGACGATGGAACTGGTACGTACCTTGCAAGGCTTGAAACATATGCAAAGGAAAAAGGAGTACGCCTTATCTGCGCCCACCGGTATATCAGCCATGACAGAGGCCATGCAGACGGACACAAGGTCTACAGCCTGTGGGATACCTATGCCCATGCCGATCTCATTACCTATCCCTCATATTGGGAAGGCTGGGGCAACCAGTTCCTTGAAGGGCTTTTTGCCCGGGTACCTATGGCTGTCTTTGAGTATCCGGTATTCTGCACGGACATCCGCCCGTTTGGTTTTGACTATGCAAGCTTCGGCTCTTCTTTCCAGCGTGACGAAACACGTCAGCTTATCCATATCAATGAAAAAGCCATGGAAACTGCCTGTGAAAAATGCATATCCTATTTGTTCGACAAAGAAAAGCGGACTACATCGGTCAATACCAACTTCAACATAGGCAGCCGGCATTTTTCCATGCAGAATTTGGAGGTACTTCTGGAAGACATCATCAAGTGA
- a CDS encoding MetQ/NlpA family ABC transporter substrate-binding protein translates to MKKRTAIFSIILLAIGSLAFASGKSETQTATTSKDIRIGVSPGPYGDMVKQAIAPYLEKQGYKVSVVQFSDWVQPDQALSEGEIEANLMQHTIYLTAFAKANKLDISPIITVPTAGAGVFSKKYTSLDQLQDGDQIAIASDVTNLARSLGILARYNVITLKDNIDPTKVSLIDIAENPKHLQFKTLDGAQIARSLDSVAIGIVPGNYAIAAGLDYSKALAIEKLAEGYKNVMAVRTADVDSPLGKVLKEAIQSKDFHDAITKEGSLFNSFDRPQWWIDTYGEGE, encoded by the coding sequence ATGAAGAAAAGAACAGCCATATTCAGCATCATCTTACTGGCAATCGGCTCCCTTGCCTTTGCAAGCGGAAAAAGTGAAACACAGACAGCAACGACAAGCAAGGATATAAGGATCGGCGTAAGTCCTGGCCCTTATGGAGACATGGTCAAGCAGGCAATTGCCCCTTACTTGGAAAAACAGGGATACAAAGTTTCCGTTGTCCAGTTCTCCGATTGGGTACAGCCGGACCAAGCACTGAGTGAAGGAGAAATCGAAGCCAACCTGATGCAGCATACCATTTACCTCACAGCATTCGCAAAGGCCAACAAGCTTGACATCTCTCCGATCATCACCGTCCCGACCGCCGGAGCCGGAGTCTTCAGCAAGAAATACACCTCACTTGACCAACTTCAGGACGGGGACCAGATTGCAATTGCAAGTGATGTCACCAACCTTGCCCGCAGCCTAGGCATCCTTGCAAGATACAATGTCATTACCCTCAAGGACAACATTGACCCCACAAAGGTTTCCTTGATCGACATAGCGGAAAATCCCAAGCATCTGCAGTTCAAGACCCTGGATGGCGCTCAGATTGCCCGCAGCCTGGACAGTGTTGCCATCGGCATCGTCCCTGGGAACTATGCCATAGCTGCAGGTCTGGATTATTCAAAGGCATTGGCCATAGAAAAACTGGCAGAAGGCTACAAGAATGTCATGGCCGTCAGGACTGCAGACGTAGATTCCCCATTGGGTAAAGTACTCAAGGAAGCAATACAGTCAAAGGATTTCCATGATGCCATTACAAAGGAAGGCAGCCTGTTCAATTCCTTTGACCGCCCGCAGTGGTGGATCGATACCTACGGCGAAGGTGAATGA
- a CDS encoding ABC transporter permease, which yields MLEETLEILHQYLWKATYETFQMVIISLLAALVFGTLLGLVLYMTETPLLTKNRTINIIAGAIVNLIRSIPFIILLVVLIPLTKLIAGTTIGPLAASVPLSFCAIAFHARLIEGAFADIDRGVIESSVATGASMKLIISHVLLVEARPGIIRAITVTLVSLIGYSAMAGIVGGGGIGDLAIQFGYYRYETGVMIVTVVLLVIIVQVAQIIGDKIAGKFVH from the coding sequence ATGCTTGAAGAAACCTTGGAAATCCTTCACCAATATCTTTGGAAAGCCACATATGAGACATTCCAGATGGTCATCATATCACTGCTGGCAGCCTTGGTATTCGGTACGTTGCTGGGTCTTGTGCTCTACATGACGGAGACTCCACTACTGACAAAGAACAGGACGATCAACATCATCGCGGGGGCAATAGTCAACCTTATCCGGTCGATTCCCTTCATCATCCTGCTGGTCGTGTTGATTCCTCTGACAAAACTCATTGCAGGCACGACAATCGGACCTCTTGCAGCTTCGGTTCCCCTTTCATTCTGTGCCATAGCCTTCCATGCAAGACTCATCGAAGGAGCTTTTGCAGATATAGACCGAGGAGTCATCGAGTCATCCGTCGCTACGGGAGCATCCATGAAACTCATCATTTCCCATGTCCTGCTTGTAGAGGCAAGACCTGGCATTATACGGGCAATTACCGTAACCTTAGTCAGCCTCATCGGCTATTCGGCCATGGCAGGTATCGTCGGAGGCGGAGGCATAGGAGATCTTGCAATTCAGTTCGGCTATTATCGTTATGAGACAGGCGTCATGATCGTGACAGTTGTCCTGCTTGTCATCATCGTCCAGGTCGCCCAAATCATCGGCGACAAGATTGCAGGAAAGTTCGTACACTGA
- a CDS encoding carbohydrate ABC transporter permease: MVKSKHHRLKAFGFFILVIFIVLFSIFPFVQMLSTSLKYSWDWGNPSLIPTKVNTESYQEILGIGNDSSTVEIPDSVQKLLDSTPNLTEAQKKSILAKYTDTSDVFPFPQYFATSLKFSLTASICALIIAIFGAYSIARMKYRGRALIQRGVLFVYMVGGILLLIPMYKIATALGLTATEGGTMFALIIIYIVQTLPVCLYMLGNSFRSIPFSIEEAAFIEGYSRFQTIVKIIIPLSFGAIATVWVYSFMIAWNEYLFASVFLKSFKDMYTLPIALKALFVSKNAIWDRVSAASLLTAIPVVILFMFVQKFLSGNVAEGGVKG, from the coding sequence ATGGTAAAAAGTAAACATCATCGCCTCAAGGCTTTCGGCTTCTTCATACTCGTCATTTTCATTGTTCTGTTCAGCATCTTTCCATTTGTACAGATGTTGTCGACTTCGCTCAAATATTCCTGGGATTGGGGAAATCCTTCTCTCATACCGACCAAGGTAAACACTGAGTCCTATCAGGAAATCCTTGGGATCGGAAACGATTCTTCAACTGTCGAAATCCCGGATTCGGTACAGAAACTGCTTGATTCGACCCCGAACCTGACCGAGGCACAGAAAAAATCAATCTTGGCCAAGTATACTGATACCAGCGACGTATTTCCCTTTCCCCAGTACTTCGCCACTTCACTTAAGTTTTCGCTCACCGCTTCAATCTGTGCACTCATCATAGCAATCTTCGGAGCCTATTCGATCGCAAGGATGAAATACCGAGGCCGGGCATTGATCCAAAGAGGTGTACTTTTCGTCTACATGGTCGGAGGTATACTGCTGCTCATTCCCATGTATAAGATAGCTACGGCTTTGGGACTGACAGCAACCGAAGGCGGTACCATGTTCGCCTTGATAATCATATATATTGTCCAGACACTTCCTGTCTGCCTCTATATGCTAGGAAATTCTTTCCGTTCAATTCCCTTTTCGATTGAAGAGGCAGCATTCATTGAAGGCTATTCACGTTTCCAGACCATCGTCAAGATTATCATTCCCTTGTCGTTCGGAGCAATTGCAACTGTATGGGTATACTCTTTCATGATTGCATGGAACGAATACCTGTTTGCTTCCGTATTCCTCAAGTCCTTCAAGGATATGTATACGCTGCCTATCGCATTGAAAGCCTTGTTCGTTTCCAAGAACGCCATATGGGACAGAGTAAGCGCAGCATCGTTGCTGACGGCAATCCCTGTTGTCATCCTGTTCATGTTCGTCCAGAAATTCCTCTCCGGCAATGTAGCTGAGGGTGGCGTAAAGGGGTAA
- a CDS encoding MFS transporter, with protein MKLHSLDLRELKTFFILWITQSFSQLGSAMTAFALIIWLYGQSGSALSTALLSVCSYAPYVLLSLFAGALSDRWNKKVTMLVCDSLAAIGTVVLLILFLAAINLTASMYETALSPMLLSRHGGGAETLGMVTMCTGLATLFGSIIAPLLPEPKSRIKVIWWTLFFPMSTENFLLALGRTTAVWCFGTILGWMLIPIMQTNMETVLRLHIPIDMHGRVYAARNSFQFFSIPVGYLSGGILIDKVFEPFAANKASALFRLAFGTGKGTGAAFLFAVLGMARIVICLVFHKNRVL; from the coding sequence ATGAAACTACATAGTCTTGATCTGAGGGAACTGAAAACTTTTTTCATCCTTTGGATTACACAATCTTTTTCTCAACTCGGCAGTGCAATGACAGCCTTTGCACTGATCATCTGGCTCTATGGTCAAAGCGGTTCTGCGCTTTCGACAGCCCTGCTGTCCGTCTGTTCCTATGCACCATATGTATTGCTTAGCCTTTTTGCAGGCGCACTGAGTGACCGCTGGAACAAGAAGGTCACTATGTTGGTCTGTGACAGTCTTGCAGCCATAGGTACGGTGGTACTGCTGATTCTTTTTCTTGCTGCAATCAATCTGACGGCTTCGATGTATGAGACTGCATTGTCTCCTATGTTGCTGTCACGGCATGGAGGGGGTGCTGAAACTTTAGGAATGGTGACTATGTGTACGGGATTGGCAACATTGTTCGGTAGCATCATTGCTCCATTGCTGCCGGAACCCAAAAGTAGGATCAAGGTAATCTGGTGGACGCTGTTTTTTCCCATGAGTACCGAGAATTTTCTTCTTGCTTTGGGAAGGACAACGGCTGTTTGGTGTTTTGGAACAATACTGGGATGGATGTTGATTCCTATCATGCAGACCAACATGGAAACCGTTCTTCGTCTGCATATTCCCATTGATATGCATGGACGTGTCTATGCTGCAAGGAATTCTTTTCAGTTTTTTTCAATACCGGTCGGCTATCTGTCAGGGGGCATCTTGATTGACAAGGTATTCGAACCTTTTGCAGCAAACAAGGCTTCTGCACTTTTCCGATTGGCTTTCGGCACGGGAAAAGGAACCGGAGCTGCATTTCTCTTTGCTGTCTTGGGCATGGCTCGTATCGTTATCTGCCTGGTGTTTCATAAAAATAGGGTTTTATAG
- a CDS encoding sugar phosphorylase, with protein MKTDDHLIKEELTFLYGTETAEAYLPKVLEKVSRLRTSQKSTSGRKRLSEKDSILITYGDNIRKRHASHSLVTLHHFLCTYVGNSISTVHILPFFPYTSDDGFSIVDYKEVDPKVGNWQDVESLGQDYKLMFDLVANHCSRSSRWFKEYLACRRPYSNYFITCDPEADYCKVFRPRLQPLLTPVDTTEGKKYVWTTFSSDQIDLNYANPDLLMEILDVLCFYAIKGASIIRLDAIAFIWKQAGTRCLHQPQVYSIIRLMRKMLEMGKMDVKIITETNVPHKENISYFGNGSDEATMVYNFPLPPLTLYTFMRQDTTILTNWAATLETPGPDTAFFNFLASHDGIGLMSARGIIPKEEIVLMADRVQEQGGHVSFKDNGNGTKSGYELNINFFDALNIAGKIPEDAEICRFLASQAIILSLKGVPGIYIHSLLGNRNDTEGVQSTGCYRSINREKLDYDSLTQKLQDGSSINAKVLKGYRKMLDIRKEEPCFSPYAGQQVLKDIDKRVFALERSINGRTICCLINVSSTEVQIGYKGKRNLLGSVFQGVLAPYQVAWLEV; from the coding sequence ATGAAAACAGACGATCATCTGATCAAGGAGGAACTGACTTTCCTCTATGGGACAGAAACTGCCGAAGCATATCTGCCCAAGGTCTTGGAAAAGGTCAGTCGCCTCCGGACCTCCCAGAAAAGCACTTCAGGAAGGAAGCGGCTCAGCGAAAAAGATTCGATACTGATTACCTATGGTGACAACATCAGAAAAAGGCATGCCTCCCATAGCCTTGTGACCTTGCACCATTTCTTATGTACATATGTAGGAAACAGCATCAGCACTGTACATATCCTCCCTTTTTTCCCGTATACCTCAGATGATGGTTTTTCCATCGTCGACTACAAGGAAGTCGACCCGAAGGTCGGCAATTGGCAGGATGTAGAAAGCCTGGGGCAGGATTATAAGCTGATGTTTGATCTTGTTGCAAACCATTGCTCAAGAAGCAGCAGATGGTTCAAGGAATATCTGGCATGCAGGCGACCCTATAGCAACTACTTCATTACCTGTGATCCGGAAGCTGATTACTGCAAGGTGTTCAGACCCAGGCTGCAACCATTGCTTACGCCTGTAGACACAACAGAGGGCAAGAAGTATGTGTGGACGACCTTTTCCAGTGACCAAATCGATTTGAACTACGCCAATCCTGATCTGCTCATGGAAATACTTGATGTCCTATGTTTCTATGCCATCAAGGGTGCTTCGATAATCAGGCTTGATGCCATTGCCTTCATCTGGAAACAGGCCGGTACCCGGTGTCTGCATCAACCGCAGGTATACAGTATCATCAGGCTGATGAGAAAGATGCTGGAAATGGGAAAGATGGATGTCAAGATAATCACTGAAACAAACGTCCCGCATAAGGAAAACATTTCCTATTTCGGCAACGGGTCGGACGAAGCTACCATGGTCTACAATTTTCCGCTGCCACCGCTTACCCTCTATACTTTCATGCGCCAGGATACGACGATATTGACCAATTGGGCTGCGACATTGGAAACACCCGGACCAGATACTGCATTCTTCAATTTCCTAGCCAGCCACGATGGTATCGGGTTGATGTCGGCACGGGGTATCATACCGAAAGAAGAAATTGTGCTGATGGCCGACAGGGTCCAGGAACAGGGCGGACATGTTTCATTCAAGGATAACGGCAACGGTACCAAAAGCGGATATGAACTGAATATCAATTTCTTCGACGCACTGAATATTGCCGGTAAAATACCAGAGGATGCTGAAATATGCAGGTTCCTTGCTTCACAGGCTATCATTCTGTCTCTGAAAGGCGTCCCCGGTATTTATATACATAGTTTGCTAGGAAACCGGAATGATACGGAAGGTGTACAGTCCACCGGTTGCTACCGATCGATCAACAGAGAAAAACTGGACTATGATAGCCTGACACAGAAACTGCAGGATGGGAGTTCCATCAATGCAAAGGTACTCAAAGGCTACAGGAAAATGCTGGATATCAGGAAGGAAGAACCCTGTTTCTCTCCTTATGCCGGCCAACAGGTACTCAAGGATATTGACAAACGGGTCTTCGCCTTGGAACGCAGCATAAACGGCAGAACTATATGCTGTCTGATAAACGTCAGCAGTACTGAAGTACAGATCGGCTACAAAGGGAAAAGGAATCTCCTTGGTTCTGTTTTCCAAGGAGTACTTGCCCCGTATCAAGTAGCATGGTTGGAGGTATAG
- a CDS encoding ATP-binding cassette domain-containing protein, producing MVELKDISVSFATAEGTEIHAVSRVDLTVRKGEIFGIVGPSGAGKSTLARVVNLLQAPTAGHVLVDGQDITGLQGKQLEALRQKIGMIFQHFNLISGSTVEKNISFNLLAAGWKKEDIPGRVKELLDLVGLSDKLHAYPSQLSGGQKQRVAIARALANNPELLLCDEATSALDPETTEGIVSILRSINRKMGLTIMFITHQMEVAKKLFDRIAVMDHGHIIEVNDTYSLFTSPRQTVTQKMVARVIDIEVPDELAIPADGQLFKLTYVGEKAFDPVIATVAQRYSISLSIVHGKIEYIDGKPFGILVVCLTGAPDARSQALIYLKENTSSVELLTKEQSNA from the coding sequence TTGGTTGAGCTCAAGGATATCTCAGTTTCCTTTGCTACTGCAGAAGGTACTGAGATACATGCCGTTTCCCGTGTTGACCTGACAGTCAGGAAAGGTGAGATATTCGGCATCGTCGGTCCAAGCGGAGCAGGTAAGAGTACGCTAGCAAGGGTCGTCAATCTCCTGCAGGCACCTACAGCGGGACATGTACTGGTTGACGGACAGGACATCACAGGGCTGCAAGGGAAACAACTGGAAGCCCTCAGGCAGAAAATCGGCATGATCTTCCAACATTTCAATCTGATCTCAGGTTCTACAGTAGAAAAGAACATTTCCTTCAACCTGCTGGCAGCAGGTTGGAAGAAAGAAGATATCCCAGGCAGAGTCAAGGAATTGCTTGACCTGGTCGGGTTGTCTGACAAACTGCATGCATATCCTTCCCAGCTTTCAGGAGGACAAAAACAACGGGTAGCCATTGCAAGGGCCCTTGCAAACAACCCGGAACTGTTGCTCTGTGACGAAGCAACAAGTGCCTTGGATCCTGAAACTACGGAAGGCATCGTTTCCATATTGCGCTCGATCAACCGCAAGATGGGCCTGACCATCATGTTCATCACCCATCAGATGGAAGTAGCAAAGAAACTGTTTGACAGGATCGCCGTCATGGACCATGGGCATATCATTGAAGTCAATGACACCTACTCGCTTTTTACTTCTCCCAGACAGACAGTTACCCAGAAAATGGTGGCAAGAGTCATCGATATCGAAGTTCCTGACGAGCTGGCAATCCCTGCAGACGGACAGCTGTTCAAGCTGACCTATGTCGGAGAAAAAGCCTTTGACCCGGTCATTGCAACCGTAGCCCAACGCTACAGCATTTCCCTTTCAATCGTGCATGGCAAGATCGAATACATCGACGGAAAACCTTTCGGTATCCTGGTAGTCTGCCTCACCGGAGCTCCTGACGCCAGAAGCCAGGCCCTCATCTACCTGAAGGAAAACACATCGTCAGTAGAACTGCTGACAAAGGAGCAATCCAATGCTTGA
- a CDS encoding phosphatase PAP2 family protein gives MQQAILMFFQHIGNPALDIFFQVITLFGEQGILILVGITVLYAMDKDEGFALVTTILAAILSMGCIKAIVKAPRPFQVLDSIKGKRLATATGYSFPSGHTTGASVTYNSLARYIKTQKAWVVASIMVVLVAISRLYLGVHWPVDVAVGYLIGIACTFLLPDRLLDLCRNKKKKIKFSSIVGSILTAGALALGFLLQAKLIEAVAFTDLFKIMAFGGTGYLGFALETAYLDIDLRGTKTTKAIRIASCITAVIVFLAGIKLLLPAALYIPGAFLRYSLSGIWVTFLFPLLSRKILFRSKKTLLQPNHRNRP, from the coding sequence ATGCAACAAGCAATCCTCATGTTCTTCCAGCATATCGGAAATCCTGCCCTTGATATCTTCTTTCAGGTCATTACCCTGTTCGGCGAACAGGGCATCCTTATCCTGGTAGGTATCACGGTACTGTATGCCATGGACAAGGATGAGGGATTCGCCCTCGTCACGACTATATTGGCGGCAATCCTCTCCATGGGCTGCATCAAGGCAATCGTGAAGGCTCCTAGGCCCTTCCAAGTGTTGGACAGCATCAAAGGAAAAAGACTTGCCACGGCAACCGGTTACTCCTTTCCTTCCGGACACACTACGGGAGCCTCAGTTACCTACAATTCATTGGCAAGATACATCAAGACCCAAAAGGCCTGGGTCGTTGCAAGCATCATGGTTGTCCTGGTTGCCATCAGCAGACTTTACCTAGGAGTCCATTGGCCGGTTGACGTAGCTGTAGGTTATCTCATAGGCATTGCCTGTACCTTTCTGCTGCCAGATAGGCTACTGGATCTCTGCAGGAACAAAAAGAAAAAAATCAAGTTTTCATCAATTGTGGGCAGCATACTGACTGCCGGTGCATTGGCTTTGGGATTTCTGCTGCAGGCAAAGCTGATTGAGGCTGTAGCGTTCACCGATCTTTTCAAGATCATGGCTTTCGGAGGAACAGGTTACTTGGGATTTGCCCTTGAAACCGCTTATCTGGATATAGACCTCAGAGGAACAAAAACCACCAAGGCAATCAGAATAGCATCCTGCATAACAGCAGTCATCGTCTTCTTGGCAGGCATCAAGCTGTTGCTTCCTGCAGCACTCTATATCCCTGGTGCTTTTCTTCGCTATAGCCTTTCAGGTATCTGGGTAACCTTCCTGTTTCCTCTTCTGAGTAGGAAAATCCTGTTCAGAAGTAAAAAGACGCTCCTTCAACCAAACCACAGGAACAGACCTTAG